A window of the Acidimicrobiia bacterium genome harbors these coding sequences:
- a CDS encoding cupredoxin domain-containing protein has protein sequence MTTRRVFASTVLGLIIVLSGCGGGAATEIDATLKDFAFSPTSWEIPAGETITISMTNEGAVEHEWVLLKPGVTISSEADLPDTEEVLLADFVYWEEEVEPGASKSETFTAPAAGEYQIICAIPSHFDAGMEGTLTVVDEG, from the coding sequence ATGACTACGCGGCGCGTGTTCGCATCGACGGTACTCGGCTTGATCATCGTGTTATCCGGATGTGGTGGCGGAGCAGCCACCGAGATCGACGCCACTCTCAAGGACTTTGCATTCAGCCCGACCTCCTGGGAGATCCCAGCAGGTGAGACAATCACCATCAGCATGACGAACGAAGGCGCCGTCGAGCATGAGTGGGTCCTACTCAAGCCCGGCGTCACCATCAGCAGCGAAGCAGATCTTCCGGATACCGAGGAAGTACTGCTGGCCGATTTCGTTTACTGGGAAGAAGAGGTGGAGCCTGGAGCTTCCAAGAGCGAGACGTTCACGGCCCCTGCGGCAGGCGAGTATCAGATCATCTGCGCCATCCCCAGTCACTTCGATGCCG